A single region of the Anaerostipes rhamnosivorans genome encodes:
- a CDS encoding phosphoribosylformylglycinamidine synthase translates to MGQVKRVYVEKKHDYAIKAKELLEEVRQYLGLDVEKIRVLIRYDVENVSEESYQKALGTVFSEPPVDEIYEDAFPMEEGEMAFGVEFLPGQFDQRADSAQQCLKLLNESEEPIIRSATTYVVKGEITEDELKQIKEYCINPVDSRESSNEKPDTLVMEFEEPEDVKTVEGFREMEETPFKELYDSLNLAMTFKDFLHIQKYFKEEEQRDPSMTEIRVLDTYWSDHCRHTTFSTELKNIKFQEGFYRAPLEATYEQYMLDHKSIFQGRKDKFVCLMDLALMAMRRLKREGALNDMEESEEINACSIVVPVSIDGKEEEWLVSFKNETHNHPTEIEPFGGAATCLGGAIRDPLSGRSYVYQAMRVTGASDPTVPLKDTLKGKLPQRKIVTGAAHGYSSYGNQIGLATGFVDEIYHPDYVAKRMEIGAVMGAAPRKNVVRESSDPGDIIVLLGGRTGRDGCGGATGSSKVHTEESIETCGAEVQKGNPPTERKIQRLFRREEVSTLIKKCNDFGAGGVSVAIGELADGLKIDLDKVPKKYAGLDGTELAISESQERMAVVLDPKDVDAFLSYAEEENLEAVAVAVVTEEPRLVLSWRDKEIVNLSRAFLDTNGAHQENDVYVEIPHRVSSYFDQEIPKTFTEACMNTLKDLNVCSKKGLVEMFDSTIGAGSVTLPYGGKYQMTPVQTMVAKLPVLEGKTDTVTMMSYGFDPYLSKWSPFHGAVYAITHSIAKIVAAGGDYKKIRLTFQEYFKRLGEDPERWGQPFAALLGAYHAQIGFGLASIGGKDSMSGTFNDIDVPPTLVSFAVDVADGNHVITPELKRAGNRLVRICIPRDVYHLPIYREAKKVYKRIHKLIEEGAIKSCYAIGYGGTIEAVAKMAFGNGLGVIFDQEVELKDLVENHYGSFVVEMDTRDIRKLAIPSLLLGEITTTPELVLGNEVVPLREAVDAWTKPLEEVFPTRSEGSQDAVDTRNYTKGKAYFAKNKVAKPKVFIPVFPGTNCEYDSARAFEEAGAEVITKVFKNLDAQGIRDSVDEFEKAIKESQMIMFPGGFSAGDEPEGSAKFFATAFRNERLKEAVMDLLTNRDGLALGICNGFQALIKLGLVPEGKIVEQSEQSPTLTMNRIGRHISKIAYTKVTSNLSPWFHEVNAGDVFSIPVSHGEGRFVANDDVIKKLFENGQVATQYVDLNGDPTMNEDFNPNGSYYAIEGITSPDGRVLGKMGHSERMGRFVSNNIAGNKNQKIFLSGVNYFK, encoded by the coding sequence ATGGGACAAGTAAAGAGAGTTTATGTGGAAAAGAAACACGACTATGCGATCAAAGCAAAGGAACTGCTGGAGGAAGTAAGGCAGTATCTGGGTCTGGATGTGGAAAAGATCCGTGTTCTGATCCGCTACGATGTGGAAAATGTTTCTGAGGAAAGCTATCAAAAGGCGCTGGGCACAGTGTTCAGTGAGCCTCCTGTGGACGAGATTTACGAGGATGCGTTTCCTATGGAAGAAGGGGAAATGGCATTTGGCGTGGAATTCCTCCCAGGGCAGTTTGACCAGAGAGCGGATTCTGCCCAGCAGTGTCTGAAGCTGCTCAACGAAAGCGAAGAACCGATCATCCGGAGTGCGACTACATATGTGGTAAAAGGAGAGATCACTGAGGATGAATTAAAGCAGATCAAGGAATACTGCATTAACCCTGTGGATTCCAGAGAGTCTTCGAATGAAAAACCGGATACCCTTGTGATGGAATTTGAAGAGCCGGAGGATGTTAAGACCGTAGAGGGGTTCAGGGAAATGGAAGAGACGCCGTTCAAAGAACTGTATGATTCGTTGAACCTGGCTATGACCTTTAAAGATTTTCTCCATATCCAAAAGTACTTTAAAGAGGAAGAGCAGAGAGATCCGTCTATGACAGAGATCCGTGTGCTGGATACCTACTGGTCCGATCACTGTCGCCATACGACCTTTTCCACAGAGCTTAAGAACATTAAGTTTCAGGAAGGATTCTACCGTGCTCCTTTGGAGGCTACCTACGAGCAGTACATGCTGGACCACAAGAGTATTTTCCAGGGTAGAAAGGACAAGTTTGTATGTCTGATGGATCTGGCCCTGATGGCCATGCGCCGCCTGAAAAGAGAAGGTGCTTTAAATGACATGGAGGAGAGTGAAGAGATCAATGCGTGCAGCATTGTGGTTCCTGTGTCTATTGACGGCAAAGAGGAGGAATGGCTCGTAAGCTTTAAGAATGAGACACACAACCATCCGACAGAGATTGAGCCTTTCGGTGGTGCGGCTACCTGTCTTGGCGGAGCGATCCGGGATCCTCTTTCAGGGCGTTCCTATGTATATCAGGCTATGCGTGTGACCGGAGCAAGCGATCCTACAGTTCCTTTGAAGGACACCTTAAAGGGAAAACTTCCTCAGAGAAAGATTGTGACCGGAGCAGCTCACGGATACAGCTCTTACGGAAACCAGATTGGACTGGCGACCGGATTTGTGGATGAAATCTATCATCCGGATTATGTGGCAAAACGGATGGAGATCGGTGCTGTCATGGGTGCGGCGCCGAGAAAGAATGTAGTCAGGGAAAGTTCAGATCCGGGAGACATCATTGTACTTCTGGGTGGAAGAACTGGCCGTGACGGATGCGGAGGAGCCACTGGATCTTCCAAGGTCCATACAGAAGAATCCATTGAAACCTGTGGTGCTGAGGTGCAGAAGGGTAATCCCCCTACAGAGAGAAAGATCCAGAGACTGTTCCGCAGGGAAGAAGTCAGTACTCTGATCAAAAAATGCAACGACTTCGGCGCGGGCGGTGTCTCTGTCGCCATTGGAGAGCTTGCGGACGGCCTTAAGATTGATCTTGATAAGGTGCCGAAAAAGTATGCCGGACTTGATGGGACAGAGCTTGCGATTTCTGAATCCCAGGAACGTATGGCCGTGGTTCTTGATCCGAAGGATGTAGATGCATTCCTTTCTTATGCAGAGGAAGAAAATTTGGAAGCTGTGGCCGTGGCCGTTGTGACAGAAGAACCTAGACTGGTGCTTTCATGGAGAGATAAAGAGATTGTGAACCTGTCCCGCGCATTCCTGGATACCAACGGAGCACATCAGGAAAATGATGTCTATGTGGAAATCCCTCACCGTGTCAGCAGTTACTTTGACCAGGAGATTCCAAAGACCTTTACTGAGGCATGCATGAATACACTCAAGGATTTGAATGTCTGCTCTAAGAAAGGCTTGGTAGAGATGTTTGACAGCACCATCGGTGCGGGAAGTGTCACTCTGCCTTATGGAGGAAAGTATCAGATGACTCCGGTCCAGACTATGGTAGCTAAGCTTCCGGTTCTTGAGGGCAAGACGGATACGGTGACCATGATGAGTTATGGTTTTGACCCATACTTATCCAAATGGAGCCCATTCCACGGAGCAGTCTATGCGATCACACACTCCATTGCTAAGATCGTGGCTGCCGGCGGTGATTACAAGAAGATCCGTCTGACATTCCAGGAATACTTCAAGCGCCTGGGAGAAGATCCGGAGCGTTGGGGACAGCCGTTTGCAGCTCTGCTGGGAGCATACCATGCGCAGATCGGATTCGGTCTGGCATCCATCGGAGGAAAGGACAGCATGTCCGGTACCTTCAATGACATTGATGTACCTCCGACACTTGTGTCTTTTGCTGTGGACGTGGCGGACGGAAACCATGTGATCACTCCGGAACTGAAACGCGCAGGAAACCGCCTTGTACGTATCTGTATTCCAAGGGATGTTTATCATCTGCCGATTTACAGAGAGGCGAAAAAGGTATACAAACGTATCCACAAACTCATTGAGGAAGGTGCCATCAAATCCTGCTATGCTATTGGATACGGCGGAACTATCGAGGCTGTAGCTAAGATGGCGTTTGGAAACGGTCTTGGCGTCATCTTTGACCAGGAAGTTGAGTTGAAGGACCTGGTAGAAAATCATTATGGATCTTTCGTAGTGGAGATGGATACAAGGGATATCAGAAAACTTGCCATTCCGAGCCTTCTCTTGGGAGAGATCACAACAACTCCGGAACTGGTGCTTGGAAACGAAGTGGTTCCTCTCAGAGAGGCTGTGGATGCATGGACCAAACCCCTGGAAGAAGTATTCCCGACCCGCTCTGAGGGCAGCCAGGATGCGGTGGATACAAGAAATTATACAAAGGGCAAGGCATACTTTGCTAAGAATAAGGTGGCAAAACCAAAAGTATTTATTCCGGTATTCCCAGGTACAAACTGTGAATACGATTCTGCCAGAGCTTTTGAAGAGGCAGGGGCAGAAGTTATCACAAAGGTATTTAAGAATCTGGATGCCCAGGGAATCCGTGATTCCGTTGATGAATTTGAAAAGGCCATCAAAGAATCACAGATGATCATGTTCCCGGGAGGATTCAGTGCAGGTGATGAGCCGGAAGGATCTGCCAAGTTCTTTGCCACCGCATTCAGAAATGAAAGGCTCAAAGAGGCTGTGATGGACTTACTGACAAACCGGGACGGTCTTGCACTGGGTATCTGCAACGGATTCCAGGCATTGATCAAGCTTGGACTGGTGCCTGAAGGAAAGATCGTAGAGCAGTCAGAGCAGTCACCGACTCTTACAATGAACCGTATCGGACGCCATATTTCAAAGATTGCATATACAAAAGTGACCTCCAACCTGTCTCCATGGTTCCATGAAGTCAACGCAGGAGATGTCTTCAGCATTCCTGTCTCTCATGGAGAGGGACGTTTTGTAGCTAATGATGATGTGATCAAGAAACTATTTGAAAACGGACAGGTGGCTACCCAGTATGTTGACTTAAATGGAGATCCGACCATGAACGAAGACTTTAATCCAAACGGATCTTATTATGCCATCGAGGGCATCACAAGTCCGGATGGAAGAGTATTAGGAAAGATGGGTCATTCAGAACGTATGGGACGTTTTGTTTCCAATAACATCGCCGGAAATAAGAACCAAAAGATCTTCCTTTCAGGAGTAAATTATTTTAAATAA
- a CDS encoding transaldolase family protein: MSDAKGKLFETSEKFPQTEYWNDSCAVKELEYAIDRGATGATTNPVIVGNVLNQEMNLWEDTLIKWIDEMPDATEEEVAWRLIEQMAVRGAKLLNPVYEKTNHKKGKISIQTNAKLYRNADAMAEQAIGFGDLAPNIMVKMPTSAAGIKAFEEATFAGISINATVSFTVAQAIAVAEAVERGLKRREEAGLSNENITPVCTIMVGRTDDWVKEAVKRDNLCLDPCALEYAGVAAFKNAYKIYQERGYKTRLLAAAYRNYFHWSEFIGGDVVLTITQPWQEKINGSDVEVKERMDRPVPEKYLNELKKIPDFIMAYEEDGLKPEEFVHYGAFVKTINQFLGGYESLLGVIRKLMVGEPIRK, translated from the coding sequence ATGTCAGACGCAAAAGGAAAACTGTTTGAAACTAGTGAAAAATTCCCGCAGACCGAATACTGGAACGATTCTTGTGCGGTAAAAGAACTGGAGTATGCCATCGACCGTGGAGCAACCGGGGCTACCACCAATCCTGTGATCGTAGGAAATGTATTAAATCAGGAGATGAATCTCTGGGAAGATACTCTTATAAAGTGGATCGATGAAATGCCGGACGCAACAGAGGAGGAGGTTGCATGGCGCCTGATCGAACAGATGGCAGTGCGCGGAGCCAAACTTCTTAATCCGGTCTATGAAAAGACAAATCATAAAAAAGGAAAAATCTCCATCCAGACCAACGCAAAATTATACAGAAATGCAGACGCAATGGCAGAACAAGCAATCGGATTCGGGGACCTGGCACCGAATATCATGGTTAAAATGCCGACTTCTGCAGCGGGAATCAAGGCATTTGAGGAAGCTACCTTCGCAGGTATCAGTATCAACGCTACCGTATCTTTCACTGTGGCACAGGCCATAGCAGTGGCAGAGGCAGTAGAGCGCGGATTGAAACGGAGAGAAGAAGCGGGACTTTCTAACGAGAATATAACACCGGTGTGCACCATCATGGTGGGACGCACGGATGACTGGGTAAAAGAAGCAGTGAAACGGGACAATCTGTGCCTGGATCCGTGCGCATTAGAGTATGCGGGAGTTGCAGCATTCAAGAATGCATATAAAATCTATCAGGAACGCGGATATAAGACAAGACTTTTGGCCGCTGCATACAGGAATTATTTCCACTGGTCAGAGTTTATCGGTGGTGACGTGGTGCTCACCATCACCCAGCCTTGGCAGGAGAAGATCAACGGAAGCGACGTGGAAGTAAAAGAGCGTATGGACCGCCCGGTTCCGGAAAAATATCTAAATGAACTGAAGAAGATCCCTGATTTTATTATGGCATATGAGGAAGACGGCCTGAAACCAGAAGAATTTGTACACTACGGAGCCTTTGTAAAGACCATTAACCAGTTCCTGGGAGGGTATGAAAGCCTTCTCGGAGTGATCAGAAAACTGATGGTTGGAGAACCAATTAGAAAATAA
- a CDS encoding AraC family transcriptional regulator: MYETLYRLERTGIDIRYWTNKGQYTPPHWHTAIELIYVLNGTGSVIFDGKEYLTKAGDLLVIDSNKIHEMKCAEVSMMIIIQFSRKRMKNYVKDIDSFRLSCSRESAEHGKEKEYHSVCGLLRKLPLLYVRQPVGYELKSQAVAMEILYELLNHFGEKDIGRTAEKEGALKRLGAITDYIEEHYRDPIPLEEIASHFYLNREYFSRFFKKNMGVSFSRYVNQVRLLHIYYDICNTEEGIMDLIEKHGFKNYKLFIKMFREIYGSTPREVRSERKGQT, from the coding sequence ATGTATGAAACACTCTACAGACTTGAAAGGACAGGCATAGATATCAGGTATTGGACTAACAAGGGACAGTATACCCCTCCCCATTGGCATACGGCCATCGAGCTGATCTATGTGCTGAACGGTACGGGATCTGTGATCTTTGATGGGAAAGAGTATCTCACAAAAGCGGGAGATCTACTGGTCATTGACTCCAATAAAATCCATGAGATGAAGTGTGCGGAAGTGTCCATGATGATCATAATCCAGTTCTCCAGGAAAAGGATGAAGAACTACGTCAAGGACATTGACAGCTTCCGTCTGTCCTGCAGCCGGGAGAGCGCGGAGCATGGAAAAGAAAAGGAATACCATTCGGTCTGCGGACTTTTGCGTAAGCTTCCCCTTTTGTATGTGAGACAGCCCGTGGGATATGAGCTAAAAAGCCAGGCAGTCGCTATGGAGATTCTGTATGAGCTGCTGAATCATTTCGGGGAAAAGGATATCGGGAGGACTGCAGAGAAGGAAGGGGCTTTAAAACGTCTGGGTGCAATCACGGATTATATTGAAGAGCATTACAGAGATCCGATCCCGCTGGAAGAGATCGCTTCTCATTTTTATCTGAACCGTGAGTATTTCAGCCGCTTTTTTAAAAAGAATATGGGAGTGTCTTTCTCAAGATATGTCAACCAGGTCCGTCTGCTGCACATATACTATGATATCTGCAACACGGAAGAGGGGATCATGGATCTTATTGAGAAGCATGGATTTAAAAATTATAAACTGTTCATCAAAATGTTCCGGGAAATCTATGGGAGCACACCGAGGGAAGTCCGCAGTGAGAGAAAAGGACAGACATAA
- a CDS encoding cytidylate kinase-like family protein: MEKTLITISRQYGSDGTKVAQVLADKLDVWYYNRDILYMAAEKIGVDDLDEKSLEELNYKKSSRYVEGLSVMMGTPGHIPVYNQMFKEQSKIIRKLAGYGSGVFLGRCADYVLKDMDNVYTIYLYADDEFRIRHLSEAEGHEVTKSELKKEDKTRESYYNYYTGQKWGDVQNYDLAVNMTKISPENCADLILEYIEKRQK, translated from the coding sequence ATGGAAAAAACATTGATCACCATCAGCCGCCAGTACGGAAGTGATGGAACAAAGGTTGCGCAGGTTTTGGCAGACAAGCTGGATGTCTGGTACTATAACAGAGATATCCTATATATGGCTGCTGAGAAGATCGGCGTGGATGATCTGGATGAGAAATCGCTGGAAGAACTGAATTACAAAAAAAGCTCCCGCTATGTGGAGGGACTGAGTGTTATGATGGGAACACCGGGACACATTCCGGTCTACAATCAGATGTTTAAGGAACAGTCCAAGATCATTCGCAAGCTTGCCGGATATGGCTCTGGAGTCTTTCTTGGAAGATGTGCAGATTACGTGCTGAAAGATATGGATAACGTTTATACAATATATCTCTATGCAGATGATGAATTCCGTATAAGGCATTTGTCTGAGGCGGAAGGCCATGAGGTCACAAAATCAGAATTGAAGAAGGAAGATAAGACAAGAGAATCGTACTATAACTATTACACTGGACAGAAATGGGGCGATGTACAAAATTATGATCTGGCTGTCAATATGACGAAGATCAGTCCTGAAAACTGTGCGGATTTGATTCTTGAGTACATAGAAAAACGACAGAAATAG
- a CDS encoding alpha/beta fold hydrolase, translating to MSHFMFENKQVYYEETGAGKPLLFLHGNTASSNMFCEIVKMYQSDFKVILIDFLGHGRSERLQEFPADLWFYEAEQVIAFLREKCYTNANIIESSGGALAAINAALEAPHLVNKVIADSFEGEKPLEPFIANIKADRALSKQDENTRMFYLSMHGADWKQVVDNDTNAVFKHSQEIGTFFHKPLQSLKPDILLTGSKKDEFISAESPDFFEEVYGDILKKIGHGEIYLFPEGGHPAMLTNPSDFYQLSMKFLTK from the coding sequence TTGAGTCATTTTATGTTTGAAAACAAACAAGTGTATTATGAGGAAACCGGCGCAGGAAAGCCTTTATTATTCCTCCATGGGAACACGGCATCTTCAAATATGTTTTGTGAGATTGTGAAAATGTATCAATCCGACTTTAAGGTCATATTAATTGATTTCCTGGGGCATGGGAGATCTGAACGATTGCAGGAATTTCCAGCAGATCTGTGGTTCTACGAGGCAGAACAGGTCATTGCATTTTTACGAGAAAAATGTTATACAAACGCTAATATTATTGAAAGCAGCGGCGGAGCACTGGCAGCCATCAATGCTGCGTTAGAAGCTCCGCATCTTGTCAATAAAGTGATAGCAGACAGTTTTGAAGGTGAAAAACCTCTGGAACCATTTATTGCAAATATCAAAGCTGACAGAGCGCTGTCTAAACAGGATGAAAATACAAGAATGTTTTATCTCAGTATGCATGGTGCTGACTGGAAACAGGTTGTTGATAATGACACAAATGCTGTCTTTAAACACAGCCAAGAGATCGGAACCTTCTTTCATAAGCCACTGCAGTCCCTAAAACCTGATATTCTTTTGACAGGAAGTAAGAAAGATGAATTTATATCTGCAGAATCTCCGGATTTTTTTGAAGAAGTTTATGGGGATATACTCAAAAAGATCGGACACGGAGAAATATATTTATTTCCTGAGGGAGGGCATCCTGCTATGCTTACAAATCCAAGTGATTTTTATCAGTTGAGTATGAAGTTTTTAACAAAATAA
- a CDS encoding DUF3267 domain-containing protein — protein MNRDKKKERIENFERQREKMKKAGYKESSGIISVLRANVLAFATAGPICVAAYILYFIRWRESGWTMNGRNLIFFFALFFASIFVHELLHGLGWSLNCKDGWKSIAFGVMWSSLTPYCHCREPLKFGSYSVGLYLPFCVLGLGLFAVSMIVPNNTVFLLAVLNMLSAGGDLTIGCYLLKHKNGLILDHPTDCGFISFEK, from the coding sequence TTGAATAGAGACAAAAAGAAGGAACGGATTGAAAATTTTGAGAGACAGAGAGAAAAAATGAAAAAGGCAGGATATAAGGAATCCTCTGGGATCATTTCCGTGTTGAGGGCCAATGTTTTGGCGTTTGCTACTGCCGGACCAATTTGCGTTGCAGCTTATATCTTATATTTCATCCGCTGGAGGGAAAGCGGGTGGACCATGAATGGAAGAAATCTGATCTTCTTTTTTGCACTATTTTTTGCATCCATATTTGTCCATGAACTGCTTCATGGTTTAGGGTGGAGTCTGAATTGTAAAGATGGATGGAAAAGTATTGCATTTGGTGTGATGTGGAGTTCGCTGACTCCATACTGTCACTGCAGAGAACCATTGAAATTCGGCAGTTATTCGGTGGGCTTATATCTGCCTTTCTGTGTGTTAGGTCTGGGCCTTTTTGCAGTTTCCATGATCGTTCCCAATAATACGGTTTTTTTGCTTGCAGTCCTGAATATGCTGTCTGCAGGCGGGGACCTTACCATTGGATGTTATCTTCTGAAGCATAAAAATGGGTTGATCCTGGATCACCCAACCGACTGCGGATTTATTTCATTTGAAAAATAA
- a CDS encoding cytidylate kinase-like family protein — protein MKKTLITISRQHGSGGTEVARILADRLGVWYYNREILYIAADKIGFDSLDEQAMEELNYKKSSKYMEGLSVMMGTPGHIPVYNQMYKEQGKIIQKLAGYGSGVFLGRCADYILKDFENVTSVYLYADDEFRQKRLSEAEGREVPMADIKKEDKTRESYYNYYTGQKWGDVINYDLALNMGKISFEEAADVILSYIEKHR, from the coding sequence ATGAAAAAAACATTGATCACGATCAGTCGTCAGCATGGAAGCGGTGGAACTGAAGTAGCGCGGATTTTGGCAGACAGACTTGGGGTATGGTATTACAATAGAGAGATTTTATACATTGCGGCAGACAAGATTGGATTTGACTCCCTGGATGAGCAGGCCATGGAGGAACTTAATTACAAGAAGAGTTCTAAGTATATGGAAGGCCTGAGTGTCATGATGGGAACACCCGGTCATATTCCGGTGTATAACCAGATGTATAAAGAACAGGGAAAGATCATACAGAAGCTGGCAGGCTATGGGTCCGGTGTTTTCCTCGGAAGATGCGCTGACTACATCTTAAAAGATTTTGAGAATGTCACATCTGTTTATCTATATGCAGATGATGAATTCAGACAGAAGCGTCTTTCAGAAGCCGAGGGACGGGAAGTGCCTATGGCTGACATCAAAAAGGAAGATAAGACTAGAGAATCTTACTACAATTACTACACAGGACAGAAGTGGGGCGATGTGATAAACTATGATCTTGCGCTGAACATGGGTAAGATCAGTTTTGAAGAAGCAGCAGATGTCATCTTGTCGTATATTGAAAAACATAGGTAA
- a CDS encoding DeoR/GlpR family DNA-binding transcription regulator, translating into MRTKRIDEIEQYITKEKSVSLDTLCDIFQVSKNTIRRDIDTLAKAGKIKKVYGGVTLNDTLPSKKLLPFAERHEKFVEEKKAICRLAADHIEDDDIIYIDTGTTCHNIVDYISDKRCTIITNSLQVSLKALPYENLTVISLPGYLKRETLSFVDAKISEYLKAFNIGKAFMACTGLSIENGLTNASEEEYRVKEAVVSNSMQRYVLADHSKFGIFSLMTYCPLDKINYILTDQLPQEEYTDFCRSNSITVETID; encoded by the coding sequence ATGCGTACAAAACGAATTGATGAAATAGAACAGTATATTACAAAAGAAAAGTCGGTTTCTTTGGATACCTTATGCGATATTTTCCAAGTCTCCAAAAACACCATCCGAAGAGATATTGACACGCTTGCAAAAGCAGGAAAAATAAAAAAAGTGTACGGAGGAGTCACATTAAATGACACTCTTCCGTCGAAAAAGCTGCTTCCTTTTGCAGAACGCCACGAAAAATTCGTAGAAGAAAAGAAGGCCATCTGCCGCCTTGCAGCCGATCATATAGAGGATGATGACATTATCTATATCGACACAGGAACAACCTGCCACAATATTGTGGATTATATTTCTGATAAACGATGCACCATCATCACCAACAGTCTGCAGGTTTCTTTGAAAGCTCTTCCTTATGAGAATCTGACCGTTATTTCCCTTCCAGGCTACTTAAAAAGGGAAACCCTCTCCTTTGTGGATGCGAAGATCTCTGAGTATCTTAAGGCTTTTAATATTGGCAAAGCCTTTATGGCATGCACCGGCCTTTCCATTGAAAACGGCCTGACAAACGCCTCCGAGGAGGAATATCGGGTAAAGGAAGCCGTTGTCTCCAACAGCATGCAGCGATATGTGCTGGCAGACCACTCAAAATTCGGCATCTTTTCTCTGATGACTTACTGCCCGCTGGATAAGATCAATTATATCCTTACGGACCAGCTTCCCCAGGAAGAGTATACAGATTTCTGCCGTTCCAATTCCATCACAGTGGAAACCATTGATTAA
- a CDS encoding LacI family DNA-binding transcriptional regulator encodes MKITIKQIAEMAGVHRSTVDKVLHNREGVSEEVRQRVQRIIDEYEYKPNPIGQALKMQKKTIRIGIILLKVDAEEIVREGIRRELTSYQSFDIQLDYHSVMYPDINGQLKLIHQMIEKKVDGIILSPINSEEIVHAINYCMSMKIPVVTVNSDIKGSQRFCFIGQDGSRAGKVAGRLMGEFLNGKGSVAVFTSDGDARQSFFFDKREGGFRGLLEKEYPKIHMLKSIRTDEDPAIIVQETKKLLDKEKKLDGIFITCGGVKEVGKVLRQEKREDIKVICYEDYPEVLDLVKEKVVDVTIATELKKQGGQALDVMMDYLIYEKKPPRKHLYTDMKIILKECIE; translated from the coding sequence ATGAAGATTACGATTAAACAGATTGCTGAAATGGCCGGAGTGCACCGGTCGACGGTTGACAAGGTATTACATAACCGTGAGGGTGTCAGTGAAGAGGTAAGACAGAGGGTCCAGAGGATCATTGATGAATACGAATATAAACCAAATCCCATCGGACAGGCTCTGAAAATGCAGAAAAAAACCATAAGGATCGGCATTATCCTGTTGAAGGTGGATGCCGAGGAGATTGTCAGGGAAGGGATACGGCGGGAGCTTACATCCTATCAGTCTTTTGATATCCAGCTGGACTACCACAGTGTGATGTATCCTGACATCAACGGGCAGCTGAAGCTGATCCATCAGATGATTGAGAAAAAGGTTGACGGCATCATTTTAAGCCCTATCAACTCCGAGGAGATTGTCCATGCTATTAATTATTGTATGAGCATGAAGATCCCGGTGGTTACGGTCAACTCTGATATAAAAGGAAGCCAGAGGTTCTGCTTTATCGGGCAGGATGGCTCCAGGGCAGGCAAGGTTGCAGGCAGGCTCATGGGAGAGTTTTTAAACGGCAAAGGCAGTGTGGCGGTTTTCACCAGCGACGGAGATGCCAGGCAGTCTTTCTTTTTTGACAAAAGGGAAGGGGGATTCAGGGGGCTTTTGGAGAAGGAGTATCCGAAGATCCATATGCTCAAGAGCATCCGTACAGACGAAGATCCTGCGATCATTGTGCAGGAGACAAAGAAGCTTCTGGACAAAGAAAAGAAGCTGGATGGTATTTTTATTACCTGCGGAGGCGTCAAGGAAGTAGGCAAAGTGCTGAGGCAGGAGAAAAGGGAAGATATCAAGGTGATATGCTATGAAGACTATCCGGAGGTGTTAGATCTGGTCAAGGAAAAAGTAGTAGACGTGACCATTGCAACAGAGCTTAAAAAGCAGGGCGGCCAGGCCCTGGACGTGATGATGGACTATCTGATCTATGAAAAGAAGCCGCCGCGCAAGCACTTATATACAGACATGAAGATCATTTTAAAAGAATGTATTGAATAG